The following are encoded together in the Salinibacterium sp. UTAS2018 genome:
- a CDS encoding ABC transporter permease — MSEPTPQKPEEQKPEDVVSLNKAEGSQINPDGARWTNAFREIASGSALLSVLAVVLAILIGGVLIAFTDPGVQEAAGYFFARPGDLFAAIGSAVGGAYLALFQGSVYDFRRDDFLSGIKPLTQTLVFATPLIAAGLGVAIAFRVGLFNIGGRGQIIVGAAFAGYASFAWDLPIVIHVTVAVIMGIIGGALWGAIAGLLKARTGAHEVIVTIMLNYVAYYLISFLLRTDLLKNPGSNNPKTPPAAENAILQPIFGDGFKLHWGFILVVAGTVLAWWLIDRSSLGFKFRAVGLNPHAARVAGVKVERIYVYVMLIAGGYAGLAASTEVLGTTTSGFTSGVDAGIGFDAITVALLGRSTPWGTFAAGILFGAFKAGGFTMQASQSIPIDIVLVVQSLIVLFIAAPPLVRAVFRLPQPGARAKKVLS, encoded by the coding sequence ATGAGCGAGCCAACACCCCAGAAACCCGAAGAGCAGAAGCCGGAGGATGTCGTCTCGCTGAACAAAGCCGAGGGTTCGCAGATCAACCCTGACGGTGCGCGCTGGACTAACGCATTCCGTGAGATTGCATCCGGGAGCGCCCTGCTGTCCGTGCTTGCTGTCGTGCTTGCCATCCTGATCGGTGGCGTACTCATCGCGTTTACCGATCCCGGCGTTCAAGAGGCGGCCGGTTACTTCTTCGCTCGCCCTGGAGACCTGTTCGCGGCAATCGGCAGCGCTGTCGGCGGCGCGTACCTCGCGCTCTTTCAAGGATCGGTCTACGACTTCCGTCGCGATGATTTCCTGTCTGGCATCAAGCCGCTGACGCAGACTCTCGTGTTTGCGACGCCGCTGATCGCAGCGGGCCTCGGAGTTGCCATCGCGTTCCGCGTCGGACTCTTCAACATCGGTGGCCGCGGCCAGATCATCGTCGGTGCAGCTTTCGCCGGGTACGCCAGCTTTGCTTGGGACCTGCCGATCGTTATCCACGTCACCGTTGCGGTGATCATGGGAATCATCGGTGGTGCTCTCTGGGGTGCCATCGCAGGGCTTTTGAAGGCTCGTACCGGTGCCCACGAGGTAATCGTGACGATCATGCTCAACTACGTGGCGTATTACTTGATCAGCTTCTTGCTTCGTACTGATCTGCTCAAGAACCCCGGTTCGAATAACCCGAAGACTCCGCCGGCAGCAGAGAACGCCATCCTGCAACCGATTTTCGGTGATGGATTCAAGCTGCACTGGGGATTCATTCTCGTTGTCGCTGGGACCGTCCTGGCCTGGTGGCTTATTGATCGATCGAGCCTGGGCTTCAAGTTCCGCGCCGTCGGTCTTAACCCGCACGCGGCTCGTGTCGCTGGCGTCAAGGTTGAGCGCATCTACGTCTACGTCATGCTGATCGCGGGTGGCTATGCCGGTCTCGCGGCGAGCACCGAGGTGCTCGGAACGACTACCAGCGGATTCACGTCTGGGGTGGATGCCGGCATCGGCTTCGATGCCATCACTGTGGCGCTCTTGGGTCGCTCGACTCCGTGGGGTACGTTCGCCGCCGGAATCCTGTTTGGTGCGTTCAAGGCCGGTGGCTTCACCATGCAGGCCTCGCAGAGCATCCCGATTGACATCGTTCTCGTTGTGCAATCGCTCATCGTTCTGTTTATCGCAGCACCGCCGCTCGTGCGTGCTGTGTTCCGATTGCCGCAGCCCGGCGCTCGCGCAAAGAAGGTGCTGAGCTAA
- a CDS encoding thymidine phosphorylase, with protein sequence MNNSAAESGIERFDAVDLIHTKRDKGVLSTDQINWLVDAYTRGYVGDEQMAAMTMAIFINGMEREEIRDLTLAMIASGETLSFEGLGKPTTDKHSTGGVGDKITLPLAPLVASFGVAVPQLSGRGLGHTGGTLDKLESIPGWRADLTNEEFYAQLRGVGGVICAAGSGLAPADKKLYALRDITGTVEAIPLIASSIMSKKIAEGTSALVLDVKFGSGAFMKDAARSRELAETMVRLGKDAGVKTVALLTNMNVPLGLAIGNANEVRESVEVLAGGGPADVRELTIALAREMLAQVGHEDADVEAALDNGQAMDAWRGMISAQGGDPDAALPQPKESQVVLADRDGVLVEQEALPFGIAAWRLGAGRARKQDPVQHAAGIDLHAKPGDTVRKGEPLFTMHADEPARFERALESLEGAYRIGDAGDTVHDGGPLIAGRID encoded by the coding sequence GTGAATAACAGCGCAGCAGAATCCGGTATCGAACGTTTCGATGCCGTAGACCTTATCCACACCAAGCGTGACAAGGGTGTGCTGAGCACCGACCAGATCAACTGGCTTGTGGATGCGTACACTCGCGGTTACGTCGGTGACGAGCAGATGGCTGCCATGACGATGGCCATCTTCATCAACGGCATGGAGCGCGAAGAGATTCGCGACCTCACGCTGGCGATGATCGCCAGCGGCGAGACCCTGAGCTTTGAGGGACTGGGCAAGCCCACAACCGACAAGCATTCCACGGGTGGCGTCGGTGACAAGATCACCCTGCCGCTGGCCCCTCTGGTCGCGTCCTTCGGCGTTGCCGTTCCGCAGCTTTCGGGCCGCGGGCTCGGTCACACCGGCGGCACGCTCGACAAGCTGGAGAGCATTCCCGGGTGGCGCGCCGACCTCACCAACGAAGAGTTCTACGCGCAGTTGCGTGGCGTTGGTGGAGTTATCTGTGCCGCTGGTTCGGGCCTCGCTCCGGCCGACAAGAAGTTGTATGCCCTTCGCGACATCACCGGAACCGTCGAGGCGATCCCGCTGATCGCATCCTCGATCATGAGTAAGAAGATCGCAGAGGGCACCTCGGCGCTCGTGCTCGACGTGAAGTTCGGTTCGGGTGCCTTCATGAAGGATGCCGCTCGCAGCCGCGAGCTCGCGGAAACCATGGTTCGCTTGGGTAAGGATGCCGGCGTCAAGACGGTTGCTCTGCTCACGAACATGAACGTTCCCCTCGGCCTCGCTATCGGTAACGCGAACGAAGTACGTGAATCCGTGGAGGTACTCGCCGGTGGTGGCCCCGCTGATGTTCGTGAACTCACGATCGCTCTCGCTCGCGAGATGCTCGCCCAGGTCGGGCACGAAGACGCCGATGTTGAGGCTGCTCTCGACAACGGTCAAGCGATGGATGCCTGGCGCGGCATGATCAGCGCGCAAGGTGGCGACCCGGATGCTGCTCTACCGCAGCCGAAGGAAAGCCAGGTCGTTCTGGCTGACCGTGACGGTGTTCTCGTCGAACAAGAAGCGCTGCCGTTCGGTATTGCCGCCTGGCGCTTGGGTGCCGGTCGTGCCCGCAAGCAGGATCCCGTGCAGCACGCTGCCGGCATCGACCTGCACGCAAAGCCCGGAGATACCGTGCGCAAGGGCGAGCCGCTCTTTACGATGCACGCAGACGAACCGGCTCGCTTTGAACGCGCACTTGAGTCTCTCGAAGGCGCCTACCGCATCGGCGACGCCGGCGACACGGTGCACGATGGTGGTCCGCTGATCGCCGGACGCATCGACTAG
- a CDS encoding mannose-1-phosphate guanylyltransferase, whose product MNQHEGSFDNFYSVIPAGGIGSRLWPLSRADAPKFLHDLTGSGQTLLRDTWDRLAPLSGSDRIMVVTGRAHRAAVEKQLPELSDPNVVLESEPKDSSAAIGLAAAILLKREPNVIIGSFAADHVIRDIRGFKRSVRESIAVANAGFIAAIGITPTEPAIGFGYIHCGDALEIEGAPSAIKAKSFVEKPDFATAQSYVASGDFLWNGGMFISRADVLLEQLGKAQPELLEGLTALAEVWDTPERGAVVDAVWPHLAKIAIDYTVAEPAAAEGKLVVVPGDFDWDDVGDFASIAKLHSGGRKSDLAILGENARVLADKSTGVVISQTDRLISLIGVNNIVVVDTPDALLVTTTANAQRVKSVVDALKISGRNDVL is encoded by the coding sequence ATGAACCAACATGAGGGATCGTTCGACAACTTCTACAGCGTGATCCCGGCCGGCGGCATTGGATCGCGTCTCTGGCCGCTGTCCCGCGCGGATGCCCCCAAGTTTCTGCACGACCTCACCGGGTCAGGCCAGACCCTGCTGCGTGACACATGGGATCGACTAGCTCCGCTTTCCGGTTCGGATCGCATCATGGTTGTCACGGGGCGAGCGCATCGCGCCGCCGTTGAGAAGCAGTTGCCAGAACTCAGCGACCCCAACGTTGTGCTCGAAAGTGAACCGAAAGACTCGTCCGCAGCCATCGGGCTCGCGGCCGCGATTCTGCTCAAACGCGAACCTAACGTGATTATCGGATCGTTTGCGGCCGATCATGTGATTCGCGACATCCGTGGGTTCAAGCGCAGCGTGCGCGAATCGATTGCAGTCGCGAACGCCGGGTTCATTGCGGCGATCGGCATCACCCCAACCGAGCCCGCCATCGGATTTGGCTACATCCACTGCGGAGACGCTCTGGAGATTGAGGGTGCGCCGAGCGCGATCAAGGCCAAGTCGTTTGTCGAAAAGCCCGACTTCGCTACGGCCCAGTCGTATGTCGCCAGCGGCGACTTTTTGTGGAACGGTGGCATGTTCATCTCGCGCGCCGACGTTCTGCTCGAACAACTCGGTAAAGCGCAGCCGGAGTTGCTCGAGGGCCTCACTGCGCTTGCCGAGGTGTGGGACACCCCGGAGCGGGGTGCTGTCGTCGATGCCGTTTGGCCACATCTCGCCAAGATTGCGATCGACTACACGGTGGCCGAGCCGGCAGCAGCAGAAGGCAAGCTCGTGGTGGTTCCCGGCGACTTCGATTGGGACGACGTGGGGGATTTCGCCTCGATCGCTAAATTGCACTCGGGGGGCCGCAAATCTGACTTGGCCATTCTTGGGGAGAACGCACGAGTTTTGGCTGATAAGTCGACCGGAGTTGTGATTAGCCAGACTGACCGGCTTATTTCCCTCATTGGGGTAAACAACATCGTCGTGGTCGATACGCCGGACGCTTTGCTGGTTACTACAACCGCGAACGCTCAGAGAGTGAAATCTGTAGTGGATGCTCTAAAAATCTCCGGACGCAACGACGTCTTGTGA
- a CDS encoding ABC transporter permease — protein MTFTKNTESKTTAASKIDRRSWKMPIAFAIVSLISGVLFIGFAEDAATGFNLSTGTDLIQLPVIHLPALATGVVVTILTALIAVGSAFMISQDRRVPTWIPAAGAVFALTGFLTWAAADETLRVPELFAGSLVLAVPLVFGALGGVISERVGVVNIAIEAQLLAGAFVSAVVGTITGSPFAGLFAAAVAGMLVSFLLSVFAIKYLVNQIIVGVVINVLVSGLTGFLYSQWLTESPGQLNNPEGFSTLPIPILSGIPIIGPVLFKQTIIVYMLYVIVAAVAFAMYRTRWGLRLRAVGEHPKAADTVGINVTLTRFWNVALAGAIAGMGGAFITLSQTGQFGKDVTAGAGFIALAAVIFGRWDPIKATLAALLFGFASNLQNALSVVGSPVPSEFMLMLPYVVTIIAVAGLVGKSRPPAASGTPYIKG, from the coding sequence ATGACTTTCACGAAAAACACTGAAAGCAAGACCACGGCCGCATCGAAGATCGATCGCCGTAGCTGGAAGATGCCGATCGCTTTTGCGATCGTCTCGCTGATCTCTGGCGTTCTCTTCATCGGTTTCGCCGAGGATGCTGCCACCGGCTTCAACCTCTCGACCGGTACCGACCTCATCCAGTTGCCGGTAATTCACCTGCCAGCCTTGGCGACAGGTGTCGTCGTGACGATTCTGACCGCGCTCATTGCGGTCGGCTCAGCGTTCATGATTTCTCAGGATCGCCGCGTTCCCACGTGGATTCCCGCCGCGGGTGCCGTCTTCGCCCTCACGGGGTTCCTCACCTGGGCCGCGGCGGATGAAACTCTGCGCGTTCCTGAGTTGTTCGCAGGCTCGCTCGTGCTCGCAGTGCCTCTCGTATTCGGTGCTCTCGGCGGCGTTATCTCCGAGCGTGTCGGTGTGGTCAACATCGCGATCGAAGCTCAGCTGCTGGCTGGTGCTTTCGTTTCCGCGGTTGTTGGCACCATCACGGGATCGCCGTTTGCTGGTCTCTTCGCCGCTGCCGTGGCGGGAATGCTCGTCTCGTTCTTGCTCTCGGTATTCGCGATCAAGTACCTCGTCAATCAGATCATCGTGGGTGTTGTCATCAACGTTCTGGTCTCGGGACTGACTGGCTTCCTGTACTCGCAGTGGCTCACGGAGAGCCCCGGGCAGCTGAACAATCCTGAAGGCTTCTCCACGCTACCGATCCCGATTCTCAGCGGCATCCCGATCATTGGGCCGGTGCTCTTCAAGCAGACGATCATCGTGTACATGCTCTATGTGATCGTTGCTGCGGTTGCCTTCGCGATGTATCGCACGCGCTGGGGCCTGCGTCTGCGCGCTGTGGGAGAACACCCCAAGGCTGCAGACACCGTCGGTATCAACGTGACGCTAACGCGCTTCTGGAACGTTGCCCTCGCGGGCGCGATCGCCGGTATGGGTGGAGCGTTCATCACGCTGAGCCAAACAGGCCAGTTCGGTAAAGACGTCACGGCGGGCGCCGGCTTCATCGCCCTCGCCGCAGTGATCTTCGGTCGCTGGGACCCGATCAAGGCAACGCTCGCTGCATTGCTGTTCGGTTTCGCCAGCAACTTGCAGAACGCGCTGAGCGTTGTTGGTTCGCCGGTGCCGAGTGAGTTCATGCTCATGCTGCCCTACGTCGTGACGATCATCGCCGTGGCCGGTCTGGTCGGTAAGTCTCGACCGCCAGCAGCATCCGGAACACCATACATAAAGGGGTAA
- a CDS encoding MerR family transcriptional regulator, with the protein MTHHTEQVLSIGEVAEHTGVTVHTLRYYEKAGLLVVPRLSNGQRRYREIDIKAVEFIGHLRRTGMPIRSILEYADLVRSDHDTAAERMRLLEQHRDNVARELAEQERHLAGITAKIGWYRAALNEHDTSDERHDVALLTAGASL; encoded by the coding sequence ATGACACACCACACGGAGCAAGTCCTCAGCATCGGCGAAGTCGCGGAGCACACCGGCGTAACGGTGCACACGCTGCGTTATTACGAGAAGGCTGGACTGCTAGTAGTACCCCGCCTCTCTAATGGCCAGCGGCGCTACCGCGAGATTGATATCAAAGCTGTCGAGTTCATCGGCCACCTTCGCCGCACCGGCATGCCCATCCGCTCGATCCTCGAATACGCAGATCTCGTGCGCAGCGATCACGACACCGCTGCCGAACGAATGCGCTTGCTCGAGCAGCATCGCGACAACGTTGCCCGCGAATTGGCCGAGCAGGAACGACACCTTGCTGGCATCACCGCGAAAATTGGCTGGTACCGTGCGGCTCTCAATGAGCACGACACTAGCGACGAGCGACACGATGTAGCTCTCCTGACCGCGGGGGCCTCTTTGTAA
- a CDS encoding glycosyltransferase family 1 protein — MRIVIVSESFLPTVNGVTNSVLKVLDYLSAEGHDAIVICPSAGAPRSYAGFVVHAVPALAYRQFPVGLPNPQVHKLIADFRPDVVHAAAPFLLGAQAISSANRLGIPTVAIFQTDVAGYARRHRLGQATKLAWRIVRWIHDGAQLTLAPSSTAMADLKAIGLTKLERWGRGVDLAMYHPAKKLSPATARLRTRLAPRGEVVIGYVGRIAPEKQVERLRTLRGLTGVRVAIVGDGSSTALVKKELAGIPVTWLGKLGGEELATAYAAFDIFAHTGTEETFGQTLQEAHAAGLPVVAPRAGGPIDLIDHGNNGFLFEADNDGELRAYVEALAVDSGLRARMGEAGRRTVLNKSWSGICAELMGHYESAIAALPVFAPKS; from the coding sequence GTGCGAATCGTCATTGTGAGTGAGAGCTTTCTCCCCACCGTCAACGGAGTCACGAATAGCGTGCTCAAAGTGCTCGATTACCTGAGCGCGGAGGGCCACGACGCAATCGTCATTTGCCCCTCGGCCGGAGCGCCACGATCGTACGCGGGCTTCGTTGTTCACGCTGTTCCCGCACTGGCGTACCGCCAGTTCCCGGTGGGACTTCCGAACCCGCAAGTGCACAAGCTCATTGCCGACTTTCGGCCTGACGTCGTTCACGCGGCAGCGCCATTCCTGCTTGGCGCGCAGGCCATCTCCTCCGCTAACCGCCTCGGCATTCCGACCGTGGCTATTTTTCAGACGGATGTGGCGGGGTACGCCCGCCGCCACCGTCTCGGGCAAGCGACGAAATTGGCATGGCGCATTGTGCGCTGGATCCACGATGGAGCCCAACTGACGCTCGCTCCCTCCAGCACTGCCATGGCCGATCTGAAAGCAATCGGCCTAACGAAGCTCGAGCGGTGGGGCCGCGGGGTCGACCTGGCGATGTACCACCCCGCGAAAAAGCTCTCCCCCGCCACCGCCCGATTGCGCACGCGGCTCGCGCCTCGCGGCGAAGTCGTCATCGGTTACGTCGGGCGCATCGCTCCGGAAAAGCAGGTCGAGCGACTTCGCACTCTTCGGGGACTGACCGGAGTGCGCGTGGCGATTGTAGGCGACGGATCTTCGACTGCGCTCGTGAAAAAGGAACTTGCTGGCATCCCCGTTACTTGGCTCGGCAAGCTCGGCGGCGAGGAACTGGCGACGGCTTACGCCGCCTTCGATATCTTCGCTCACACGGGCACGGAGGAGACCTTTGGCCAAACTTTGCAGGAAGCTCACGCTGCGGGATTGCCCGTGGTTGCCCCTCGCGCCGGCGGGCCGATCGACTTGATCGACCACGGAAACAACGGCTTTCTGTTCGAGGCCGACAACGATGGCGAGCTGCGCGCCTATGTGGAGGCGCTCGCCGTCGATTCAGGACTTCGGGCACGCATGGGCGAAGCCGGGCGACGGACTGTGCTCAACAAATCGTGGAGCGGCATCTGCGCTGAGTTGATGGGGCACTACGAGTCTGCGATCGCTGCGCTGCCTGTGTTTGCGCCAAAATCTTGA
- a CDS encoding BMP family protein: MRISTHGRALSGMALVATSALVLAGCASAPEETEAGSGEMLDFLPCMVSDSGGFDDKSFNQLGYEGIEAAADALGVEFNAVESTSDADYAPNIESLIAEGCDLIVTVGFNLSAATVEFAQANPDVNFAIVDDAADNDFDGTTDAENIKPILFDTAGAAFLAGYASASYSKSGVVGTYGGMNFPTVSIFMDGAAQGVEYYNAEKGTDIKVRGWDTAAQDGTFIGSFAPGTDSRAAAQNLIDQGADVLLPVGGPIFQSAVEAIRDSGKDVAMIGVDADLTETETEAADLFLTSILKQIKVAVEEVVTEASSGSLDTTPYIGTLENGGVGIAPFHDFESMVDGGLEAELVTVKDGIISGDIVVKSYLN, translated from the coding sequence TTGAGAATCAGCACTCACGGCCGCGCACTCAGCGGCATGGCGCTCGTTGCGACCAGCGCACTCGTACTCGCCGGTTGCGCATCCGCGCCGGAAGAGACCGAAGCAGGATCGGGCGAAATGCTTGACTTCCTTCCCTGCATGGTTTCCGACTCGGGCGGATTCGACGACAAGTCGTTCAACCAGCTCGGCTACGAAGGCATCGAAGCCGCAGCCGACGCCCTCGGTGTTGAGTTCAACGCAGTCGAGTCGACCAGCGATGCAGACTACGCGCCCAACATCGAGAGCCTCATCGCCGAGGGTTGCGACCTGATCGTCACTGTTGGCTTCAACCTCTCCGCAGCGACCGTTGAATTTGCTCAGGCAAACCCCGACGTCAACTTCGCCATCGTCGATGATGCAGCAGACAACGACTTCGACGGAACGACTGACGCCGAGAACATCAAGCCCATCCTCTTCGACACCGCTGGCGCAGCATTCCTCGCTGGCTACGCGTCGGCAAGCTACTCGAAGTCAGGCGTCGTAGGTACCTACGGCGGAATGAACTTCCCCACCGTCTCCATCTTCATGGATGGTGCAGCTCAGGGCGTCGAGTACTACAACGCTGAAAAGGGAACCGATATTAAGGTTCGCGGTTGGGACACTGCAGCTCAGGACGGAACGTTCATCGGTAGCTTCGCTCCCGGAACCGACTCGCGCGCCGCAGCTCAGAACCTGATCGACCAGGGTGCAGACGTTCTGCTTCCCGTCGGTGGACCCATCTTCCAGAGCGCGGTTGAGGCAATTCGCGACTCCGGCAAGGACGTTGCCATGATCGGCGTCGACGCTGACCTCACCGAGACCGAGACCGAGGCAGCAGACCTGTTCCTCACCTCGATCCTCAAGCAGATCAAGGTTGCTGTTGAAGAAGTAGTCACCGAGGCTTCGAGCGGATCGCTCGACACCACGCCGTACATCGGAACCCTCGAAAACGGTGGAGTTGGCATCGCGCCGTTCCACGACTTCGAGTCGATGGTTGACGGAGGCCTCGAGGCTGAACTCGTTACGGTCAAGGACGGCATCATCTCCGGCGACATCGTCGTCAAGTCGTACCTCAACTAG
- a CDS encoding cytidine deaminase, with translation MTIEPQSIDWDALRLVAKDALTHAYVPYSKFPVGVAAIVDDGRVISGANVENASYGLTLCAECSMVSALHMSGGGKLVAFTCVDGKGNALMPCGRCRQLLFEHSAEGMLLETVSGIKTIDEVIPDAFGPRTLEEYRGE, from the coding sequence ATGACGATCGAGCCGCAATCAATCGACTGGGATGCGCTGAGGCTCGTCGCCAAAGATGCCCTCACCCACGCCTACGTTCCCTATTCGAAGTTCCCGGTCGGCGTCGCCGCAATTGTCGACGACGGCCGGGTAATTTCGGGCGCGAACGTAGAGAACGCCTCGTATGGTCTCACCCTGTGCGCCGAATGCTCCATGGTGTCGGCGCTACACATGTCTGGCGGTGGAAAGCTCGTCGCGTTCACGTGTGTCGACGGCAAGGGCAATGCCCTCATGCCGTGTGGCCGCTGCCGCCAGCTGCTCTTCGAGCACTCTGCCGAAGGCATGCTGCTCGAGACAGTGTCGGGCATCAAAACGATTGACGAAGTAATTCCCGACGCGTTCGGGCCACGAACCTTAGAGGAGTACCGCGGTGAATAA
- a CDS encoding ABC transporter ATP-binding protein, with product MKLELRGITKRFGDLIANDHIDLTVEEGEIHCLLGENGAGKSTLMNVLYGLYQAEEGEILIDDEVRHFAGPGDAMRSGIGMVHQHFMLIPVFTVAENVALGHEQVYGPGLLNLEAARTLVREISARFGFDIDPDALVEDLPVGVQQRVEIVKALSREAKVLVFDEPTAVLTPQETDEFMAIMRQLKSEGTSIVFITHKLREVREVADRITVIRLGKVVAEADPNAGKEELASLMVGRAVDLTIDKAPAQLTDNALVIDSLTIADEHGHRAVKDLTVTIRGGEILAIAGVQGNGQTELAEALLGMQSRASGSITLNGQELLGLNPRQILDSGVGYVPEDRTVDGLVGEFSVAENLMLDRSDGEPFVKLGTLQTDVLNEFATEKLESYDIRAQSIHEHVSKLSGGNQQKVVLAREMSRELSLLVVSQPTRGLDVGSIEFVHEQIVGVRDRGVPVIVVSTELDEVVSLADRIAVMYKGQIVGIVPADTPREKLGLMMAGERITEEAA from the coding sequence GTGAAGCTTGAGCTGCGAGGTATTACCAAGCGCTTCGGTGACCTAATCGCGAATGATCATATTGATCTCACTGTCGAAGAGGGCGAGATTCATTGTCTCCTCGGCGAGAATGGCGCGGGCAAGTCAACGTTGATGAATGTGCTTTACGGCCTGTATCAGGCTGAAGAGGGCGAGATTCTCATCGATGATGAGGTGCGCCACTTCGCTGGCCCCGGAGACGCGATGCGCTCTGGAATCGGTATGGTCCACCAGCACTTCATGCTGATCCCCGTCTTCACCGTGGCTGAAAACGTCGCTCTCGGGCACGAGCAGGTCTATGGCCCCGGCCTCCTGAACTTAGAAGCTGCTCGCACCCTCGTGCGTGAAATTTCCGCACGATTCGGCTTCGACATCGATCCCGATGCTCTCGTGGAAGACCTTCCCGTGGGCGTTCAGCAGCGAGTTGAGATCGTCAAGGCGCTCTCCCGCGAAGCCAAGGTTCTCGTTTTTGATGAGCCGACCGCTGTGCTTACCCCGCAAGAAACTGACGAGTTCATGGCGATCATGCGTCAGCTCAAGAGCGAGGGAACCTCTATCGTCTTCATCACGCACAAGCTGCGTGAGGTCCGCGAAGTAGCGGATCGGATCACCGTAATTCGCCTCGGAAAGGTCGTCGCCGAAGCCGACCCCAACGCGGGCAAGGAAGAACTCGCTTCGCTCATGGTTGGTCGTGCGGTTGACCTCACGATCGACAAGGCGCCGGCGCAACTCACCGACAACGCGTTGGTCATTGACAGCCTCACGATCGCTGACGAGCATGGTCATCGCGCGGTGAAAGATCTCACCGTCACGATCCGTGGCGGCGAAATTCTGGCAATCGCTGGAGTGCAAGGCAACGGTCAAACTGAGCTCGCCGAGGCGCTGCTCGGAATGCAATCGCGCGCCTCCGGATCCATCACGCTCAACGGACAAGAGCTTCTCGGGCTCAACCCGCGTCAGATTCTCGACTCTGGTGTCGGTTATGTACCCGAAGACCGCACCGTCGACGGTCTCGTTGGAGAATTTAGTGTTGCCGAAAACTTGATGCTCGACCGTAGCGACGGCGAGCCGTTCGTGAAGCTCGGAACGCTGCAAACTGACGTTCTGAACGAGTTTGCGACTGAAAAGCTCGAGTCGTACGACATCCGTGCGCAGAGCATCCACGAACACGTCTCAAAGCTTTCGGGCGGCAACCAGCAGAAGGTCGTTCTGGCGCGCGAAATGAGCCGCGAACTCTCGCTGCTCGTCGTCTCGCAGCCGACTCGTGGACTCGACGTCGGATCGATCGAGTTCGTGCACGAGCAGATCGTTGGAGTGCGTGATCGCGGTGTCCCCGTGATCGTCGTCTCTACCGAACTCGACGAAGTTGTGTCTTTGGCAGACCGAATCGCGGTCATGTACAAGGGGCAAATTGTAGGAATTGTGCCTGCGGATACCCCCCGCGAAAAACTCGGCCTCATGATGGCTGGCGAACGTATTACGGAGGAGGCAGCATGA